The DNA sequence AAAAGACGTGGATTGGTTTTTGGATGACGTTGCCGCCGAAAAAGACATGATCACGCCCAACAAAGGCAATCGCGGCGGCATTAGCGGAATGCCATTAGAGCCGAGCTTTTTGTTCAGCAATGATATTTTACAAATCGCCATTCCAGAGCTGCTTAATCAAACGGGTACCTCAGGACGTGACTTTGCTCACTTACTTATTCGTGCACACCAAGAACACCATCAAAATCATTTTCCCGATCTCGAACGCGCCGCAGAAGAAGTTGGCCTAAAACGCATGCCGCTCTCGGTAGAAGAGCTGCTCATTATCGTGAAGCAACAAGGCATCAGCATTAAATGGTTTGACGAAACGCCAGCCGAGATCATTGATGAGCTTGGTGTAACGACCAAAAACGTCACTTCGTCATATTTCGAAGCGCCAAATGTGTTGTACCTCAACCGTTGCCTCAAAAACTTCCCAAGACGACTCAAATACGAGCTTGCCGTATACATTGGTCGCTCTATTTTGCACAGCGGCAGCCAAACCCTTACCGACAATGGTGGCATTGCTGGTGGCATGTCGTCGACCGGCATCAATGTAGGTGGGGTTAAATACGAAGAACTACAGAGACAAAGCAGTAAAAATGCCAGCACTAAAAACCAAAGCAGTAACTCCGCCGTCAACGCGCAAGATATTCTAAATGCTTGGCAAGACTTTGAGTCGAGCTTTTTTGCTGGTGCGTTATTGTGTCCCAAAGTGCCATTTAGGCAATTGTTAGACCGTCATGGTTATGAAGTCAGTGTTGCGGCGGCAGCGGATGTGTCAGAGTCCGTGGCCATGCGCCGAATGACCGCGGTGTCGCCTTATAGCCATTGGCACTACTTTGATGCCTATACACCGGGCAAGCTTAAAGCCGTCTATCGAGGCAATGGCATTCCATTACCTTGGGGCAATATGCGCCAAGTGGATGACCCATGTCATCACTGGGCCGTATTCCAAATGTTTGACCGTACGGATTTAGAAATCGAAGGCACGTCCTCGCAACTTTCGATCATGAACGTCAACGGCGAGTCTCGAATTTATTGTTGTGAGTCCAAAAAAGTCCACGACCTTGCGGGCAACCCACATGTAATTTGTGCCGGTATCGACTTAAATCCAGCACTACAGGCGCAGGGCCGAGACGCTAGCGCCATTGCCGCCGAGCTGCAAGCTATCTGCGCCGACAACGGCGGTGAAGTGCCTATGACAAGGAACATGACTACTAATATCACTAAAACCCAAGTCAACGAACCTATATTCACCACCCAAACCACACCCAAAAAGTTGTCCACCGACGACATCAGCGCCTTGCGCAACATCAAAAAAGACCTCATCAGCGTCGCCAAAGTCCTCAACATCAACTGGGTCGAGCGCAGCCTAGAACGCAGCGCCAAGCTTATTTGTAGCCGAGGCAATGTGTGCCCGAGGAAGCCTGGCTGTTATGAGTGAGAGTTGTTACATGTAACAGCTTAAATGTACGCAAAAACGACCTGACTTTATGATCAGTAAAGATAATACCTGTTCTTTTTGATATGTTAGGTTTGCTTTAACTATCAAAGGTACAAACGTGACCAGCCAAAACCAATTTTACGATGACAATGCGGAGCAGTTTTTTGATTCGACGGTAAGTGTCGAAATGGGTGATATTTATGATCGATTTTTACCGTATCTAAATTGCCAAGGGACCGACACCAAAGGTCTTGTCGTCGATGCAGGTTGTGGCAGTGGCAGAGATGCAAAATTCTATTTAAACCAAGGTTTTGAGGTGTACGCCTTTGATGCTTCACCAACTTTAGCTAAAAAAGCGACTGAGTACTTGGGACAAAACGTTGATGTCACTACTTTTGATTCATTTAAAATAAATAAAAAAGCGCAGGGTATTTGGTGCTGTGCGTCTTTACTGCATGTTCCTCGAAGTGCTTTACCACAAGCCATCAACAATATAGAGCGACACCTTGCCAGTGGCGGTGCGCTCTATGTCAGCTTTAAATATGGAACAGAAGAACGCATTCATAACGGCCGTTCATTCACAGATATGAACGAAGCACTACTTGCTGATTTATTTGATGGTTTTTCTAACTTCGAACTAAAAGAGCGTTGGATTTCAGCCGACAATCGCCCCGATCGCCAAGATGAAAAGTGGCTGAATGCCATCTTCATAAAGCGTTAATTGCTTTTAATGGCGAATTAAAAAGGAAGATTGTTAAGGTAATTATTCATGGATAGAAAAATAAAAGAAGCCACTGGTGCATATCGGGTTAATCCTACTGAAATAAGCGAAGTAGAAGATTTAGCGCAATTTTATAGTTCTGCAGCTATCGAGTTACAGACAAAGTTAGTGGTTTTATTGCGTAGCTTTGGCTATCAGTTTCATGACACTAAGTCAGACTTACATCAACACTCAAAGCTAGGTTTACTTTTTACTTCTGTTATTGAAGGTCGACCTGCTATTTTTATCGATTGCTCAGAGGATGAAATAGCGTCTGACACATTTGAGTATGTTGATTACACCAGTCATCAAAACTATTTAATGCATAAACATTGCGGTCTTCTACGATTTGTCTGTTTTGCTGATGAACAACTTGAACAATTATCAGTTGATTTACTGACGTTCTTGTCACATATCGACGCTGAGTTGAGCATCGAAAAAAGGCTTGCTGCAGGTATTACATACGATGCTATTACCAGCCAAAGTAGAGATTTAGAAGTCAGTGTATATGGGGCAGAACGCGATAATACACATACTGACCCCACACCACCTGAATTTAATTTTTCGGTATTTTTTGCCGATGTGTTTGGTGAGCAATCCTTTCATGCGCTTAAACCAGAAGCTAATTACATCGATCTCAGCGGAACGCGCCGTTACGTTGATTTTGTGTTAACAACTAAAGAGCGAGACATCGCTG is a window from the Psychrosphaera ytuae genome containing:
- a CDS encoding DUF3612 domain-containing protein, which encodes MKANKSLIRKSHFLGTKIRNLRKRNNLTMDDLSTRCVRIDPEYAPSVSYLSMIERGKRVPSVEMLSVIADVFQKDVDWFLDDVAAEKDMITPNKGNRGGISGMPLEPSFLFSNDILQIAIPELLNQTGTSGRDFAHLLIRAHQEHHQNHFPDLERAAEEVGLKRMPLSVEELLIIVKQQGISIKWFDETPAEIIDELGVTTKNVTSSYFEAPNVLYLNRCLKNFPRRLKYELAVYIGRSILHSGSQTLTDNGGIAGGMSSTGINVGGVKYEELQRQSSKNASTKNQSSNSAVNAQDILNAWQDFESSFFAGALLCPKVPFRQLLDRHGYEVSVAAAADVSESVAMRRMTAVSPYSHWHYFDAYTPGKLKAVYRGNGIPLPWGNMRQVDDPCHHWAVFQMFDRTDLEIEGTSSQLSIMNVNGESRIYCCESKKVHDLAGNPHVICAGIDLNPALQAQGRDASAIAAELQAICADNGGEVPMTRNMTTNITKTQVNEPIFTTQTTPKKLSTDDISALRNIKKDLISVAKVLNINWVERSLERSAKLICSRGNVCPRKPGCYE
- a CDS encoding class I SAM-dependent methyltransferase, with product MTSQNQFYDDNAEQFFDSTVSVEMGDIYDRFLPYLNCQGTDTKGLVVDAGCGSGRDAKFYLNQGFEVYAFDASPTLAKKATEYLGQNVDVTTFDSFKINKKAQGIWCCASLLHVPRSALPQAINNIERHLASGGALYVSFKYGTEERIHNGRSFTDMNEALLADLFDGFSNFELKERWISADNRPDRQDEKWLNAIFIKR